DNA from Peromyscus leucopus breed LL Stock chromosome 3, UCI_PerLeu_2.1, whole genome shotgun sequence:
GACTTTGTACAAAAGTGTTCTGATCGCCCAAATGAGAGAACTAAAGGGAGCGCTTGTATAGAGACAGGTAAGTGATAACGTGAGTGCCTCCAAGAGGTCCCTTAACAAAAAGGAAGCAGATTAGTGATGCTGAGTGCCTCTAGAAGCTGAATGTCTGTGGCATCATTGCCTTTATTTTGACTAATTTTGTTGGGCCCTCTAGACAGTAAAGTTTCAAGAGACAATCGAAGTTTGCCCATGCTTAAGTGGAttacacctgattttttttaattgctaaatATTGCGTGCACAGACTTTCAGTTGGCTGTACTTTCTAACCTCTCAGGGCTTTGCGAGTCAAGCCATCATCTCCCAAGGTTCTCTCACGGTGTGACAGTATCCCGTGTCTTCCCTCAGTTGCGCCATATCAATATATGTATAGTTTATGTATGTGTAGATGTTCATTTTTTCATTgcattgtactacagagctacagccAGGCTGTTCCTAGAGCGGCTCTGCCCCAACAAGCTAGACTCAATAGGGAATTAAAGAGACAATAGTGAAATGCAGAGAAAAGAGATTCCCGCTGGGAAAGGGAGCAAGTAAGAGGTTTGGTGACCTCCTCCTCTGAAGTCCTGACATGAGGTTTAGATTTAAATTGAGGGCAAGAAATGTGCAGTCCTGGTCAAGGGGTGGCCCTCCCCATCATTGACACATCACTCATTGTcttggctcctgcctccaggtctgtCCTGCAAGTCTTCAACACTGTGTGACAAATCTTCCCTGCTGGCCGCAGCATCAGCTCTTTTCTTCTCAGCATGAGACTCCTGGGGGAATTCCAGTGCCTTGGGGTCCATTGTCTCCAGAGTCTGATAGCCAAAGGGCAGGGCGGGCTTACATTAGAATGTCTTCATTCCTCCCAGCGTAGTTACCCAACCCCAACCCTACCAGTCATCTTTAAAGAGCTTTCCATCAGCAAGTGGGAAAAGCTTGCCTTCCAACAAAGTCATGGTTTGGcgtcctccatctttcctgcctcgtTGCCAGTCATCAGTGGATGTGATACACCTTGGCTTTGCTACTCACTAATTACTCTTCTTTCATCTGAAGCATGGGGACAGGAACAGAGCCTACCGCCATAGGCCTGTTGTGAGTGCCAGTGAGCTGCCATTGGTAAAGCAGTTGGCATGTAGCTGTGTTGGCGCGCCCCCAGGAACTGGCTCCGCACATGCCATGATCTGTGCTCCCCTCTCCAAGCTCCAATGTCAGCCCCACCCCCTGAGCTCCTCCAGCAACAACTGCTTCAGTTTCCCTGGGAAATGGTTCACTTCAACCTTAGTGTCCCTGGACCTGTCTTGTCTCCTCACATCAGGAACCCTGAGGTGTTGGGTACCTCCCACATCACCCAGTGTTAAGCCAGCAgtcacacttaaaaaaaacaaaaaaacaaaaaacccactctCCCACCCACCACCTTGCACATCCTTGAAGGTAAGTCACTGCTGCTTTTATGGCCCTGGGACCTAACACAGTGCCAAGTGCCTGATGGGCATTCAATAAATCCATTATAGGAATATGCTTGACTTCCTTACAGATTATAAACTTCTCAATGCCAAGAGGCCCCATAGGCTACATCTCTGCAGCTTCCAGCAGAAGTATATCCAATCTGTCAGTCAAGCACTGTTATGGTGTTTGCAAAATACAATGCTAACTCTGATCAAAGAATTTACAACCTTTCTCTCCATTCTATTCCATTTGCCCTGAGGAAACTTCTACCCTTCGCAGGACCACAATAGTCCTTTGTGCGTTTCTGTAGCTGGGCTCTGCTTTAGGCCAAAACAATGGACTTTCTGTTTCACTAGACTGTGAGCTCCCTGAGGCCAGTGTCTCTTCAGCCAAGGCCAACGACCGTAGTAAACACTCACTAAATAGTTCTTGGTGGTTTCATAAATACAACTTTTTTGCAAGTTCTTATGTTTATGTAAgaactctttaaaagaaaaaaaagataagattCAGCTCCTAGTTTGAGGAACTCTGGCTTGGCTGTGTCAATATCATTGAGCTTTGTTCATCTGAAAAAAACAGACCTTTTACTGGCAAAGAATAAAGCACCTAGGAGTGAAGGTAAAGGAAACAATGATTTCATGTTACAATAAGGTCGTAAAGCACATTCTAGAAGTTTCTAGGTAGGAGCTCTTTCCTGCAAATAAcccctttttattttagttgGGGAAACAGTTTATTATAGCAGATTAATTACTTTCATGGACTCTTCATTATAAAGCTTTAACTTACCGAAGACACTGGTTAGCCAGACAAGGACAAAAGCAACATGGACTCCGGTGAAGTCACCTGTGGGAAAACAGCTATCTTCCACTTTTCAACAGATAATAGATCCCAGGCAGGCGTGTCGAGTTTTTGTTCATGTATGTAAGGAGGCCAGgtgacttgttttttttctttttttttttttttttaagaacatacCAGGCTGGGTTGGTACTATGTAGCCtaatggccttaaactcaaagtaatcctcctgccccaaccttgtttaataatttttaaaacaattaactAAATATTAGCATAAGTTAGAGGCATATTTTATACATGCAATTGTGTACTTATTGACAGTTAActcatagatttttttattattatttattaatgtggggtgtctgtgtgtgtgtgtgtgtgtgggtgggtgggtgtgtggtgggtgtggacAAGTCAGAGCACtcgtggtcagaggacaactttcagaagtcagttctcttctctcttggGTTTCAGAGATCAGATTCAGGGTGTCAGGTTTGGGTGGCAAGCACCTACTGAGCCAGCGACGGTTCATAATTAAgattctttttaaagtcatgtttaAATTATGTTATGAAagaacaacaaagcaaaaatcaaaagaataccTAACTGCAGTTATTGTTGAGATTTTCAACAATTGGCGTAATCTTAAGATTGTACTGTGATTTAAGTGACTCAAACTCCTTTTTAAATCATACGTGTGATAAGTAACAGATCTCTCTGAGGCCTGAAATATTTTCCTGTTGCTATCATCTAAGCAAATACCATGTACCAGGTAGTAATTATTTTTCCCAGTGCCGGAGTCTGTCGCTGCAGGATCTCATAATGCTCTATCACTAAGCCTCAGCCCCGGGATTATATTCATTATTTCTAATCATTCACTTTTTTAACAAATATTAACTCAGCACCTTCGGTATGGATACATCTATGGACCAGATACTAGTTCTTCTTCCCAAGAGATTACAAAGCTATAAAAGGTACCTCTGTAGGAAGGGTAATGTGatctttattttacagataaagaaatcaGGATGGAGGAGGCCTAATGGAGACGTGGCTGTCATCAATGCTCTTTCCAGCAAACTGATGCTTTTCTCCATTCATCCTACTTGGTTTAACTTACTCATCTTATTTCATGAAATGAAACAGTTGTGAAAACAGATTGAAGGATCCTTTAGTGGGAAGGCTAAAGGTCTCGCTTCAAAGTCACGGCTCTCAAATCTTCTGCTAATATAAAAAGCAAATGTTACTACTCCAGTTGTTTAGGATTACACACTGGCTTAAAGCAAAGGGAGACGAAATAAGGCCTAGACACCCACATTTCTAGGAGTAGAAAAGCAGAAGGTTCATAAGCCTCTGGGATATGCAAAAGCTtaaggttttgttatttttttctgctctaCCTCCCATTGCCACAGGAAGGGTGGCAAACGGTAGGGGACCCAAGGAGCTTCTCTGGAGCTTCTGTGAGAGCTGGAACCTTGAGACCACAGCTTTGTCGGGCCTTGTCTTCAGCATGCACCTTTGCTTCCTTTGGCTCTGCCTGCACGGGAGCTCTAACTGCATGCTGCAGTTAATCATCGGGTGCAGTTCTGAGCAGACACAGAAAGGCGTCTACTGCAGCCTttctttcagcttcctgctctgccaTTTCTTCCACCTCACCTAACCAGATCCCTCACAGCCCTAGTGGAAAAACAGCTGAAGGCACCATGCCCTAGGAAGAACCTCAGGGTGTCACCAAACTTGTCTTTTGTCATGTTCTACACAAATGCATTGCCTTACACTAGTACCTACTAGTACAGCTAGCCATTCACACAATTAACTATCCCTTACAGCCCCATGGTATCCTCCTACAGCACTGGCCATAGTGCAGACTGAAGGCCTCTGCAGACTGTGGCCAATTTACAGAGGGAAGCCCAAATACATAAGGATGCTGCAAGAATGCCTGCCAAGAGTCTGAACCTACCCCACCTACTCTTCCCAAGCCTCTCTCCCTTATCTCTCAGCACCAGAGGCACTTTGCAGAGTCAGCCTCTATGCAGGCTGTGATCTTTCAGGCCTCCACACCTTTGCACAAACTGCCGCAGCTGTTAGCAatatccctttcctccctctggctCGAGAAATGAAGCTCACTTAGGACCCTAATAAAATGATTTCTCCTTCACAAAAGCTTCACACACCTTTCAAGCAGCCTTGGTTgccctcctctctgcttccacaTTCAGCATCATTTTTTTATAGCATTAAAATAGCTAATTGTAGTTATTCAGACTTCACAAGGTGAAGCTCTAAACATTCCTTTTCCCCTTAcccaagccattttttttttctgcctggtGTAAAGCAAGGCTTCAATACAATGTCTGTTAATAGAGTCAATGTTGTAAAACACAAACCACACAttgagaaatgatgcaattattcCATACCAGTTTATTTTAGATATTGTGCTTCAAAAAACTTCATCATAAATAACCTTTCATGTCATAAAATAACTTAGTACGATTTATAATAAAACTTCTGAGAATTTAACATCTCATCAAAATACATTAACCTGTggctttaaaatacaattaatcCTTTTCACTTTGCTTTTACTTGAGGGCATAAAGaccggaaaaacaaaaacaaaacaaaaaacccaaactattGCTACACATTTAAGGTTCCAACAAAGCGATATTTGGCTTATTTCAATGTAACTCGGCCATCCAAGATTAATAGTTTTGTTTCTTGCACAGTTCTTTGTAGTTTTTGTCTCTTTTGACTTAGATTTCTGTTTCCACAcagcttccttctttattttcacCTCTCTCCATGGGCAGAGTCACCTCCTAGCCCCCATGTAGTTGAACTCACTCAGCCCCTTGACAACAGTTTCTGTAATCCTTGCATCAGCGTAGGGAGTAACTGCTTGAGTAACTACAAAGGTATTTCAAAACTTCAGTGCAATTTGGTTCAGTTATTTCCATTCAGATGCCATCACCGTTCGGGGAGATTAATCACTGGAACCCACTGATCCATGTAGCGACTTTCCCGGCAAAAGCAAATAAGTTGACTTAAGGCAGGATCCTTCCATTGTGAtgaatgtgggttctgagaacaaatttagaaaaattactTCCCCTTAAAATGATCAGCTTATGCTACCAATGGTACTACTTTTTTAAAGGGCTACAACCTGAACATTCTGTTAAACAGCATCTGGCAAAGTCTAAACACCTGTAATGCACACGGAGCCGCACAAGAGCTTTGCATAATTATCTGTACCATTGTGCATGAGGTTATCATTCGTAAGTCCGCCCTACCAAGCGTGTACCCTAGTGGGGTCATAAAGTAAAATAGTTCTGAAAAACATTCTGTGCGCACAACAGATGTGCGAGCTGCAGAGCAGGCAGCTAACGCCAGTTCTTATCTTCCCTGACGATGCATGGCACTTTTTCACTGGCAGCAAAAGTAATCAGGCTGCCACTTCCCTACACCAGTCAAAACAGAggggcaaaaacaaaaaacaagaccaaGACGGCACATTTCTCTCTGAAAATACTATCCATCCATCCGAGACTTTTaaaaggggtgggtgggtggagagggcccatctaaaacaaatccaaatgtACAGAGAAAAGAATTCCACTCTGTACACTTCAGAGTATCTCCAGGGAATTAATAAGGCTCTGTCTCCTACACTATTTCTATCTTTAGCTTTGACAGCAAATGAAGAATGAAGCTGACTTCTTAATGAAGGGTGAGCCGGGAATTTATTGGGCTTTATCTAATCTGTCCTGCTCAGAGAATTAGTCACGCGAGGTAGTGCAGAGGTAGGCAGGGGTGGCTGGGCAGCCTGCTGACTCACAGGGATATCTTCTGCCGCTGGAGGCCACCCACGAGCTTAGACACGCTCGGTACCATCAGAACCCCCGCGAGATCAGCGTCCAGCGCGGCCGAGGTCCACCCCAGCAGATTCCGGGCTGCAACCCCGGGTCCCTTACCGTCACCAGCACGCAGTGCAGGTCAGGGGGCTGCGCGGCGCCCCCGCTCTCCGCCGGGCCCGCGTCggtctccagcagcagcagctcagctaGCCGGCCGGGGTTGCTGACCCGCAGGATGTTGATGTCGTTCTCGCAGCAGAACGCCTGGATGAGGGTGAAATGGATCTGCAGAGCCACGTCCCTGTCGTCGTCCTCGTCCGCAGCCAGCAGGCACAGTACCACGTTGTCGGGGTCACTGCGGACAGCACGGGCAGCGGTGAGTGCACACGCTCCCGGGGAGcacggggcagaggcaggcaggcaggcaggagggcaggCGGGAGGCGGGGGCGGCCGGGGCCACTTACACATTGAGAAGCTTGGCGGCCTCGTACACGCCGACGGTGATGGTGCGCTGACTCCGCGCCTTGCTGAGCACTTCCTCCAGGGCATCTCCCACCGTGTCCATCCTGCGGACGGGCCGGGCGAGAGCGGGTCAGCCGGGGTTCCCCGGGTTGGCGGGAGGGGCAGCGGCCACCCGAGATCGCAGGCACATCACACTTACCTTTCGGTCTTCTGCTCTGCAGCCGAGAATTCCTCCAAAGTCATATTGCAAGTGCGAGTCCCTTCACGCGGCGCGCGGGCTgctcctgccccccccacacacacagtgcgCGGCGCCCGCTCAGCGCTCGCTCCCACCCGCCCGCCGGTCGCCGAAGTCTCGCTAAGTGACGACGGCACAGCTGCCTCCGGGCCACTGGAGGACAAAGGGCCCGATTCCCGAGTTATGGGGGCCAGCTCTCAGCCAACCACGGCCGGCCTCATTTGCATGCAGCGCAGCCATTGGTGCATGCAAATGAGCAGACTTTGACCCTCCCACCCTAGCTCCACCGAGGCAGCCGAGCGGAAGGGGGAGGAGCTACGCGGGAGGCTAAGGCGCGCCCCCACCAATGAGAGTGGTGCAGAAACCGGGGTGGGTCCCGAGCCAGCTCTAAGGACTTGGTGGAGGCATCTGGTGCCGAGGGCTTTGCAGTGGTTCAAGTGTCCTCAGCTCGAACTGAAAACAGCCTGccagttgtttttctttgttgtggaCATCTTTGGATGGTCGTTTCGTGTCGTTTGTGTTAAGGGGCTGCTTTTAAAACTTGTTTCCAGGGTTAATGCACCCCGGTCCAGCCGTTATTAGTAAGCAGATTACATTTGCAAAGTGTCCAAATGTACCAGGCAAAGCTTGCTTCGGACGTGTTGTTTACATGTAAGTGTCAGGTAGTGCAGCTTATTCATAGTAGTATTCTTTTGGTGCCCTGATGGCTGGcttgatttatttttggttggTTGCAAGAATTTGAAACTCCAAAGAGAAAAACGAGCACATTGGTGTGTGGTGATGGCATAGTACCAAGCTGGAATCTTTTCCACAAAAAGCTGGAAAAATTTCTGCCCACTCCATGTAAGGTGGGGGGAGCTGGTGATCACATGCCTAGCGAGCCAAATTCACCATTAAAATCTTTCCCGAAAGCACCTTCTGATCAGGTAAGAGCTGAGAGACAAATTATGGTACTCGCAGGAACCACAGTCTAAATCCAAAGTGCTCGTGCCATTGCCATTGCCTGAGCTTCCCCTCACAGGCAGAAGAGTATGACACTGCCTTCAACTGCCTATGATCTCACTCTGAGTTATTGATGTTGAATCATAAAGCTGTAACCGTAGAACATATTAGCCATGTGCTAAAATTTCACCTTTGCGATAATGGCAACTTGTAGGTGGGAGGCAAACCTTCATAACTGCAAACAGGagtcacacattaaaaaacaatgtttAATGCAGACTCTTACTCAGTAGTTCAAAAGTCCCTTTGTTTTATGAGCTTATTGGATAAATACAAAAGCATTGCCTGACCCTACCAAAGTAACCAAAAGTGGCGGAATTGCCTCCCATGTGCTTGCATTCATAACAGTGTTTATATCGAGGTCACTGGGCAGCTTACAGTCACAGAAGTCAATTTTACAGCGGCACATGTGAGTTTAGTATCCTTAAGTTTTTATTCTTGTGGACAAgatattttccagttttcttgATCTTAACATAATGGAAAAGTGGTAGGTTGGTTTTCTAGTTCACTTATTGGAGATAAGAGTTTTCCGTTCAATCCCTAAGGGCTTCGTCACCGAGAGACAACGTTGAGTAAAGGAATGAGTGTCAATGTATGGCTCACCCTAGGGTGTTTGTGTACCTCATAGCTGTGCCTTAACTCTACATGGGATGTGCTTGTTAAAGAGTTTCTCAATGTTGGGCCTGGGAGTCCAGCTCAGTGGTCGAGCAGTTGCCTAGCATGCTCCAGTCCCAGGCCCGAAATTTGATCCCTGTCCCTTGCAAAACAGCAACAGGGACAGAATTTCAACATTGAAGTTTAAGCTTCTATTGTGATGGTTAACAGTGATTGACACCTTAATGGGCATCGAGAATAATCACTAACgtaagcctctgggcatgtctgtggtggATTCTGTAGATTAGGTTAGTTGAAGTGGGAAAACCCACTCTTCAAGGGACACCCTTCCCCACTGCATGTAAAgaggaaagctggctgagcatggGCATTCTTGGCTCATGCCTGACTGGG
Protein-coding regions in this window:
- the Gadd45a gene encoding growth arrest and DNA damage-inducible protein GADD45 alpha, yielding MTLEEFSAAEQKTERMDTVGDALEEVLSKARSQRTITVGVYEAAKLLNVDPDNVVLCLLAADEDDDRDVALQIHFTLIQAFCCENDINILRVSNPGRLAELLLLETDAGPAESGGAAQPPDLHCVLVTNPHSSQWKDPALSQLICFCRESRYMDQWVPVINLPER